Proteins encoded together in one Streptomyces umbrinus window:
- a CDS encoding NCS2 family permease — translation MSETEKVADRPSAGPPPANSVDRFFKISARGSTFAREVRGGFATFFTMAYILVLNPIILGSAKDKFGDQLDNVQLVTATALVAAVMTVIMGVGGNLPLALAAGLGLNAVVAFQIAPLMSWDDAMGLIVLEGLLICVLVVTGLREAVMHAIPQPLKQAISVGIGLFIAFIGFVDAGFVTRIPDVANTTVPVQLGGTGALAGWPILVFCLGVLLTIGLLARKVKGAILISIVTMTIVAIIINEIADIKSWGLTTPKIPDDVVASPDFGLLGDFSLFGAFGEASVITVVLLVFTLILSDFFDTMGTVVGISAEAGLLDEEGKVPNLGRVLLIDGAAAVAGGAASASSSTSYIESAAGVGEGARTGFANLVTGGLFGLALFMTPLLTIVPLQAAAPALVAVGFLMMTQVKHIDWDRYEIAIPAFLTIAVMPFTYSITNGIGAGFLAYVLIKTVLGKAKEVHWLLWGTSVLFLIYFAIDPIEQVLGVK, via the coding sequence ATGTCCGAAACTGAGAAGGTGGCAGACCGGCCGAGCGCCGGACCACCCCCGGCGAACAGCGTCGACCGGTTCTTCAAGATTTCCGCCAGGGGCTCCACCTTCGCCCGTGAGGTACGCGGCGGCTTCGCCACGTTCTTCACGATGGCCTACATCCTTGTCCTGAATCCCATCATCCTGGGAAGCGCCAAGGACAAGTTCGGTGACCAGCTCGACAACGTCCAGCTGGTCACCGCCACCGCACTCGTGGCCGCCGTGATGACGGTCATCATGGGTGTCGGCGGCAACCTGCCGCTCGCGCTCGCCGCCGGACTCGGCCTCAACGCCGTCGTGGCCTTCCAGATCGCCCCGCTGATGAGCTGGGACGACGCGATGGGCCTGATCGTCCTCGAGGGCCTGCTGATCTGTGTCCTGGTGGTGACGGGTCTGCGCGAGGCCGTCATGCACGCGATACCTCAGCCGCTCAAGCAGGCGATCAGCGTCGGCATCGGCCTGTTCATCGCCTTCATCGGCTTCGTCGACGCCGGGTTCGTCACCCGCATACCCGACGTCGCGAACACCACGGTCCCGGTGCAGCTCGGCGGCACCGGCGCGCTGGCCGGCTGGCCGATCCTGGTCTTCTGTCTCGGTGTGCTGCTGACCATCGGGCTGCTTGCCCGCAAGGTCAAGGGCGCGATCCTGATCAGCATCGTGACGATGACGATCGTCGCGATCATCATCAACGAGATCGCGGACATCAAGAGCTGGGGCCTGACCACGCCGAAGATCCCCGACGACGTCGTGGCCTCGCCCGACTTCGGGCTGCTCGGCGACTTCAGCCTGTTCGGCGCCTTCGGTGAGGCGAGCGTGATCACCGTCGTGCTGCTGGTCTTCACGCTGATCCTGTCGGACTTCTTCGACACCATGGGCACGGTCGTCGGCATCAGCGCCGAGGCCGGGCTCCTGGACGAGGAGGGCAAGGTTCCCAACCTCGGCCGCGTCCTGCTCATCGACGGCGCCGCGGCGGTCGCGGGCGGCGCGGCCTCCGCCTCGTCCTCGACCTCGTACATCGAGTCGGCCGCGGGCGTCGGCGAGGGTGCGCGCACGGGCTTCGCGAACCTGGTCACCGGCGGGCTCTTCGGCCTCGCCCTGTTCATGACCCCGTTGCTGACGATCGTCCCGCTCCAGGCGGCGGCGCCCGCGCTCGTCGCGGTCGGTTTCCTGATGATGACCCAGGTCAAGCACATCGACTGGGACCGCTACGAGATCGCCATCCCGGCGTTCCTGACGATCGCCGTGATGCCCTTCACCTACTCGATCACCAACGGCATCGGGGCGGGCTTCCTGGCCTACGTCCTGATCAAGACGGTGCTGGGCAAGGCGAAGGAGGTCCACTGGCTGCTGTGGGGCACGTCGGTGCTGTTCCTGATCTACTTCGCGATCGACCCGATCGAACAGGTTCTGGGAGTGAAGTAG
- a CDS encoding SigE family RNA polymerase sigma factor, protein MGTVVDDAASAEFHDFFERHYAELARLAHLLTGESDAADDLAADALLALWHRWDRVRAADHPVAYARGVVANLARSRIRSAVRERRRITLFWSQREDKTENPDIPGMVDVQEALRRLPFRKRACVVLRHAFDLSEKDTALSLGISVGTVKSQTSKGMAELQRLLGSQEAPRRMHAAVLRATGAEGRER, encoded by the coding sequence GTGGGCACTGTCGTCGACGACGCCGCCTCCGCGGAGTTCCACGATTTCTTCGAGCGCCACTACGCCGAACTGGCGCGTCTGGCCCACCTGTTGACGGGTGAGTCGGACGCCGCCGACGATCTCGCGGCGGACGCGCTGCTCGCGCTGTGGCACCGCTGGGACCGGGTGCGCGCGGCGGACCACCCGGTGGCGTACGCGCGTGGTGTGGTCGCCAATCTGGCCAGGAGCCGGATCCGCAGCGCGGTGCGTGAGCGCAGACGGATCACGCTGTTCTGGTCACAGCGCGAGGACAAGACCGAGAATCCCGACATACCGGGCATGGTCGATGTCCAGGAGGCCCTGCGCAGACTGCCGTTCCGCAAGCGGGCGTGCGTGGTTCTGCGGCATGCTTTCGACCTCTCGGAGAAGGACACCGCGCTGTCCCTCGGAATCTCGGTCGGTACGGTGAAGAGCCAGACGTCGAAGGGGATGGCGGAGCTGCAGCGGTTGCTGGGGTCCCAGGAGGCTCCGCGGCGGATGCACGCGGCGGTACTGCGTGCCACCGGAGCCGAAGGGAGGGAACGATGA
- a CDS encoding response regulator transcription factor, translating to MTIRIVLADDERMVRTALRAILTAEPGLEVVGEAATGAEAVSVVRELAPDVVLMDVRMPGIDGIRATEQILATLPDPPRIVVVTTFENDAYVYEALRAGASGFLLKRAEADALVQAVRLVTHSDSLLFPAAVRALATEYGRPKAAPPAWVARLTGRESEVLRLMAAGLTNAEIASRMGVGPATVKTHVAAVLAKTAARDRTQAVIAAYEAGFMKDV from the coding sequence ATGACCATCCGGATCGTCCTCGCCGACGACGAGCGCATGGTGCGCACCGCGCTGCGCGCGATCCTGACGGCCGAGCCCGGTCTGGAGGTCGTCGGCGAGGCGGCCACGGGCGCCGAGGCCGTGTCCGTCGTCCGCGAGCTGGCACCCGACGTCGTCCTCATGGACGTCCGCATGCCCGGGATCGACGGCATCCGCGCCACCGAACAGATCCTGGCGACGCTTCCCGATCCCCCACGCATCGTCGTGGTGACCACCTTCGAGAACGACGCGTACGTGTACGAGGCGCTGCGCGCCGGAGCGTCCGGGTTTCTGCTCAAGCGGGCCGAGGCCGACGCGCTGGTCCAGGCCGTGCGGCTGGTCACGCACAGCGACAGCCTGCTGTTCCCGGCGGCGGTGCGGGCGCTCGCCACCGAGTACGGGCGGCCGAAGGCGGCACCGCCGGCGTGGGTGGCGAGGCTCACCGGCCGCGAGAGCGAGGTCCTGCGGCTGATGGCCGCCGGGCTCACCAACGCCGAGATCGCGAGCCGCATGGGCGTCGGGCCCGCGACGGTGAAGACCCATGTGGCGGCCGTCCTGGCGAAGACGGCGGCCCGGGACCGTACACAGGCGGTGATCGCGGCGTACGAGGCGGGCTTCATGAAGGACGTATGA
- a CDS encoding right-handed parallel beta-helix repeat-containing protein: protein MRLGTGRHRRTGTLSVATAVVVASGAGGVYLGLSLDRAGAAGTTVTVSTSARLESAVGNAAAGTTIQVRGGTYYPTRTLKSAANGTSSARITLRAHDGEKVRIDGAKLPAGSPLAAIDGDHWTVQDITWQHSPALGFVATSSVGGVFRNLVTADNGDSGFTLRGDGTTDNLVQNLRSYGNYDAAGHGRNADGIGVKFGSGTGNRIIGARLHDNSDDGLDLWQFSSTVTVEHSSAYGNGKNRWKDRAFEGGGHGFELGGGGASVAHVLDDNEAYGNSSAGFYVPGARDGLSAVTGR from the coding sequence GTGCGTCTCGGCACCGGACGGCACCGCAGGACCGGCACCCTCTCCGTCGCCACGGCGGTGGTCGTCGCCTCCGGGGCGGGAGGCGTCTACCTCGGCCTCTCGCTCGACAGAGCCGGCGCCGCCGGCACGACGGTGACCGTGTCGACCTCGGCGCGGCTGGAGTCCGCGGTCGGGAACGCGGCGGCCGGTACCACCATCCAGGTGCGCGGCGGCACGTACTACCCGACACGGACCCTCAAGTCGGCCGCGAACGGCACGAGTTCGGCCCGGATCACACTCCGGGCCCACGACGGCGAGAAGGTACGGATCGACGGGGCGAAGCTGCCCGCCGGATCCCCGCTCGCCGCGATCGACGGCGACCACTGGACCGTCCAGGACATCACCTGGCAGCACTCGCCGGCCCTCGGCTTCGTCGCCACCTCGTCCGTCGGCGGCGTCTTCAGGAACCTGGTCACCGCGGACAACGGCGACTCCGGCTTCACGCTGCGCGGGGACGGTACGACGGACAACCTCGTCCAGAACCTGCGCAGTTACGGCAACTACGACGCCGCGGGGCACGGCCGGAACGCCGACGGCATCGGCGTGAAGTTCGGCTCCGGCACGGGCAACAGGATCATCGGTGCCCGGCTCCACGACAACTCCGACGACGGCCTGGACCTCTGGCAGTTCTCCAGCACCGTCACCGTCGAGCACTCGTCGGCGTACGGGAACGGGAAGAACCGCTGGAAGGACCGTGCCTTCGAGGGCGGTGGTCACGGGTTCGAACTCGGCGGAGGGGGTGCTTCGGTCGCTCATGTCCTCGACGACAACGAGGCCTACGGCAACAGCTCCGCCGGGTTCTACGTCCCCGGTGCGCGAGACGGGCTCTCCGCCGTCACTGGTAGGTGA
- a CDS encoding IS110 family transposase, whose amino-acid sequence MNDELAEGYVPEIWAGVDIGKTHHHCVVIDTEGKRLLSRRVANDESELLALISDVLEISREVLWAVDLNHGGAALLIGLLVSHGQPVAYLTGLAVHRASATYKGGEGKTDAKDAFVIADQARVRRDLGLLRPGDEIAVDLRTLTTRRLDAVFDRTRQINRLRAQLLEIFPALERALELTNRGPVMLLTGYQTPAGIRRAGASRIGTWLKNRKVRGAATLAKTAVEAAQAQQTALPGEKLAAAMVVRLAKGVMALDEEIAELDALIEARFREHPHAEVIRSLPGMGTKLAAEFIAATGGDMDAFGSSDRLAGFAGLAPRPRDSGRVSGNLRRPRRYHRGLLRTMYLSAMVSLQCCPVSKAFYDRKRSEGKGHKQALLALARRRLNVLWAMIRDGKQFHASPPVTLAA is encoded by the coding sequence ATGAACGACGAGCTGGCGGAGGGATACGTGCCCGAGATCTGGGCCGGAGTGGACATCGGCAAGACGCACCACCACTGCGTGGTCATCGATACGGAGGGCAAGCGCCTGCTGTCCCGCCGGGTCGCGAACGACGAGAGCGAGCTCCTCGCCCTGATCAGCGATGTCCTGGAGATATCCCGGGAGGTGCTGTGGGCCGTCGACCTCAACCACGGCGGTGCCGCGCTGCTGATCGGCCTGCTGGTCAGCCACGGCCAGCCGGTCGCTTACCTCACCGGCCTGGCGGTCCACCGGGCCTCGGCCACCTACAAGGGCGGCGAGGGAAAGACCGACGCGAAGGACGCCTTCGTCATCGCAGACCAGGCCCGCGTCCGCCGCGACCTCGGCCTGCTGCGGCCCGGCGATGAGATCGCCGTGGACCTGCGCACCCTGACCACCCGCCGCCTGGACGCGGTCTTCGACCGGACCCGGCAGATCAACCGGCTCCGGGCCCAACTGCTGGAGATCTTCCCCGCGTTGGAGCGGGCCCTGGAACTGACGAACCGGGGGCCGGTGATGCTGCTGACCGGATACCAGACCCCGGCCGGGATCCGCCGGGCTGGAGCGAGCCGGATCGGGACCTGGCTGAAGAACCGCAAAGTCCGCGGCGCCGCCACACTGGCCAAGACGGCCGTGGAAGCCGCCCAGGCCCAACAGACCGCGCTGCCCGGCGAGAAGCTGGCCGCCGCCATGGTGGTCCGCCTCGCGAAGGGGGTGATGGCCCTCGATGAGGAGATCGCCGAGCTCGACGCCCTGATCGAGGCCCGGTTTCGCGAGCATCCGCACGCCGAAGTGATCCGCAGCCTGCCCGGCATGGGCACGAAACTCGCGGCCGAGTTCATTGCCGCCACCGGTGGCGACATGGACGCCTTCGGCAGCTCGGACCGCCTGGCCGGCTTCGCCGGCCTGGCCCCCAGGCCGCGCGACTCCGGGCGCGTCAGTGGCAATCTGCGCCGTCCCCGGCGCTACCACCGCGGTCTGCTGAGAACCATGTACCTGTCGGCCATGGTGAGCCTTCAGTGCTGCCCTGTGTCGAAGGCGTTCTACGACCGGAAACGGAGCGAGGGCAAGGGCCACAAGCAGGCCCTGCTGGCTCTCGCACGCCGACGCCTCAATGTCCTGTGGGCGATGATCCGTGACGGAAAGCAGTTCCATGCTTCACCCCCCGTCACACTGGCGGCTTGA
- a CDS encoding peptidoglycan D,D-transpeptidase FtsI family protein, with protein MNKTIRRASVFTLLLVLALLVRATWVQFYEGQALADSKDNRRNAIEQYAYPLGNIIVAGDAITGSAQTKGGDLKYKRTYTDGSLYSAVTGYSSQVFGATQLEGIYQDLLDGTDNRLKNPLDTVTGKRADPGDVVTTIDPAVQKAAYEALGDKKGAAVAIDPKTGKILGVVSTPSYDPSVLSAGDSDAWTKLTKDPEKPMTNRAMRQPLPPGSTFKLVVAAAALEDDLYASVDTKTDSENPYTLPGTTRVLENESKSAPCENATIRVALQYSCNNVFAKMAVDLGQDKLKAMAEKFGFNDKSQDVPVRAYESVYPSDMEKSSTALTGIGQFDVTATPLQMAMVSAAIANGGKLVSPHMVSQISDADGNVLENYDDSTDSKEIVSSSTAEQLQSAMQTVVEEGTGTNAQISGATVGGKTGTAQHGENNSKTPYAWFTSYAKDDSSGKEVAVAVLVEQSNAARSEVSGNGLAAPVAKAMMRAALQN; from the coding sequence ATGAACAAAACGATCAGGCGCGCCTCCGTCTTCACCCTGCTGCTCGTCCTCGCCCTGCTGGTCCGGGCGACCTGGGTGCAGTTCTACGAAGGCCAGGCGCTCGCGGACAGCAAGGACAACCGACGGAACGCGATCGAGCAGTACGCGTACCCGCTCGGGAACATCATCGTGGCCGGGGACGCGATCACCGGTTCCGCGCAGACGAAGGGCGGCGACCTCAAGTACAAGCGCACGTACACCGACGGCAGCCTCTACTCGGCGGTCACGGGCTACAGCTCCCAGGTGTTCGGGGCGACGCAGCTGGAGGGCATCTACCAGGACCTGCTCGACGGCACGGACAACCGCCTGAAGAACCCCCTCGACACGGTCACCGGCAAGCGCGCCGACCCGGGTGACGTGGTCACCACGATCGATCCGGCCGTGCAGAAGGCTGCGTACGAGGCGCTCGGCGACAAGAAGGGCGCCGCCGTCGCGATCGACCCGAAGACGGGCAAGATCCTCGGCGTCGTGTCCACCCCGTCGTACGACCCCTCGGTGCTCAGCGCCGGCGACTCCGACGCCTGGACGAAGCTGACGAAGGACCCGGAGAAGCCGATGACGAACCGGGCGATGCGCCAGCCGCTGCCGCCGGGTTCGACGTTCAAGCTGGTCGTCGCGGCCGCCGCGCTGGAGGACGACCTGTACGCCTCGGTGGACACGAAGACCGACAGCGAGAACCCGTACACGCTGCCGGGCACGACCAGGGTCCTGGAGAACGAGAGCAAGTCCGCGCCCTGTGAGAACGCGACGATCCGTGTCGCCCTCCAGTACTCGTGCAACAACGTCTTCGCGAAGATGGCCGTCGATCTGGGCCAGGACAAGCTGAAGGCGATGGCCGAGAAGTTCGGCTTCAACGACAAGTCGCAGGACGTGCCCGTGCGGGCGTACGAGAGCGTGTATCCGTCGGACATGGAGAAGTCGTCCACGGCGCTGACGGGTATCGGGCAGTTCGACGTGACCGCGACGCCGTTGCAGATGGCCATGGTGTCGGCCGCCATCGCCAACGGCGGCAAGCTGGTCTCGCCGCACATGGTGTCGCAGATCAGTGACGCGGACGGCAACGTGCTGGAGAACTACGACGACTCGACGGACTCGAAGGAGATCGTCAGCTCGTCCACGGCCGAGCAGTTGCAGTCGGCGATGCAGACGGTCGTCGAGGAGGGCACGGGCACGAACGCGCAGATCTCCGGGGCGACGGTGGGCGGCAAGACCGGTACGGCGCAGCACGGCGAGAACAACAGCAAGACGCCGTACGCGTGGTTCACGTCGTACGCGAAGGATGACTCCAGCGGCAAGGAAGTGGCTGTGGCCGTGCTGGTGGAGCAGTCGAATGCGGCGCGCTCCGAAGTCAGCGGCAATGGATTGGCTGCGCCGGTTGCGAAGGCGATGATGCGGGCCGCGCTTCAGAACTGA
- a CDS encoding family 43 glycosylhydrolase, with product MRPRTVRTLLIPLLALLLSLLAAPPSPAAQPQAPPEAPSGAPHVTKQKYAGYLFAYFTGEGTADGEQIRYALSRGNDPLHWRELNGGKPVLTSTTGEKGLRDPFVIRSPKGDKFFMIATDLRMYQNSSGSWDDVQRHGSKSIMVWESTDLVHWTDQRLVKVSPDSAGNTWAPEAYWDDRLGEFVVFWASKLYADDDPDHTGSTYNKMMYATTKDFRTFSAPKVWDDPGYSVIDSTVVKNKGTYYRYTKDERDPTSSSPCSKFITAEKSTSLTDTSYDFVSDCIGSGSIDRGEGPTVFKSNTEEKWYLFIDEYGGRGYVPFETTDLDSGRWTMSKNYQLPASPRHGTVMPVTQAEYDRLLAAYPAAGTSVVDATVKDQKGYAIVTEAASKVVLPMKPGENLARLAPKLWLGEGATVSPASGTRRDFRKPQKYKVTAADGTTRTWTVEAVSTRSPVLPGLYADPDIQYLDGRYWIYPTTDGFPGWSGTKFKAFSSKDLVHWKDHGEILDLGPDVSWADKNAWAPAIAERDGKYYFYFCAEQQIGVAVADSPAGPFKDALGKPLVAKGGSLQGQMIDPAVFTDDDGTSYLYWGNGHGYVVPLNDDMVSFDASKIQDITPDNFREGSFVVERKGTYYFMWSEDDTRSENYHVAYATGPTPLGPWTKQGTILSKRPEYGILATGHHSVVNAPGTDDWYMVYHRFGLNGPGLAGGDGTHRETTVDRMRFAADGTIKPVVPTLESIRPVRH from the coding sequence ATGCGCCCCCGCACCGTGCGAACGCTCCTGATCCCCCTCCTCGCCCTCCTCCTGAGCCTGCTCGCCGCCCCACCGAGCCCGGCGGCCCAGCCCCAGGCCCCACCCGAAGCACCGTCCGGAGCACCTCACGTGACCAAACAGAAGTACGCCGGCTATCTCTTCGCCTACTTCACCGGCGAGGGCACGGCGGACGGCGAGCAGATCCGCTACGCCCTCAGCCGGGGCAACGACCCGCTGCACTGGCGGGAGTTGAACGGCGGCAAGCCGGTGCTCACGTCCACGACCGGCGAGAAGGGCCTGCGCGACCCGTTCGTGATCCGCTCCCCCAAGGGCGACAAGTTCTTCATGATCGCGACCGATCTGCGCATGTACCAGAACTCCAGCGGCAGTTGGGACGACGTCCAGCGCCACGGCAGCAAGTCGATCATGGTCTGGGAGTCCACCGACCTGGTCCACTGGACCGACCAGCGTCTGGTGAAGGTCTCCCCCGACAGCGCGGGCAACACCTGGGCGCCGGAGGCCTATTGGGACGACAGGCTCGGCGAGTTCGTCGTCTTCTGGGCGTCCAAGCTGTACGCCGACGACGACCCGGACCACACCGGCTCCACGTACAACAAGATGATGTACGCGACGACGAAGGACTTCCGCACCTTCAGTGCGCCGAAGGTCTGGGACGACCCCGGCTACTCGGTGATCGACTCAACCGTCGTGAAGAACAAGGGCACTTACTACCGCTACACGAAGGACGAGCGGGACCCCACGTCCTCCAGTCCCTGCTCGAAGTTCATCACCGCGGAGAAGTCGACCTCCCTCACGGACACCTCGTACGACTTCGTGTCGGACTGCATCGGCAGTGGCTCGATCGACCGCGGTGAGGGCCCGACGGTCTTCAAGTCCAACACCGAGGAGAAGTGGTACCTGTTCATCGACGAGTACGGCGGCCGCGGTTACGTGCCCTTCGAGACGACCGATCTCGACTCGGGCCGCTGGACGATGTCGAAGAACTACCAGCTGCCCGCGAGCCCGCGGCACGGCACGGTCATGCCGGTCACGCAGGCGGAGTACGACCGGCTGCTGGCCGCGTATCCGGCCGCCGGCACCTCGGTCGTGGACGCGACGGTGAAGGACCAGAAGGGGTACGCGATCGTCACCGAGGCGGCCTCCAAGGTCGTGCTGCCGATGAAGCCGGGCGAGAACCTCGCGCGGCTCGCGCCGAAGCTCTGGCTCGGCGAGGGCGCCACGGTGAGCCCGGCCTCCGGCACGCGCCGCGACTTCCGCAAGCCTCAGAAGTACAAGGTGACAGCGGCCGACGGCACGACCCGCACCTGGACCGTCGAGGCCGTGTCCACCCGCAGCCCGGTCCTGCCGGGGCTGTACGCGGACCCCGACATCCAGTACCTGGACGGCCGCTACTGGATCTACCCGACCACGGACGGCTTCCCCGGCTGGAGCGGCACGAAGTTCAAGGCCTTCTCCTCGAAGGATCTGGTCCACTGGAAGGACCACGGCGAGATCCTCGACCTGGGTCCTGATGTGTCGTGGGCGGACAAGAACGCCTGGGCGCCCGCGATCGCCGAGCGCGACGGCAAGTACTACTTCTACTTCTGCGCCGAACAGCAGATCGGCGTGGCGGTGGCCGACTCCCCCGCCGGCCCCTTCAAGGACGCCCTCGGCAAACCCCTGGTGGCGAAGGGCGGTTCGCTGCAGGGCCAGATGATCGACCCGGCGGTCTTCACGGACGACGACGGGACGTCGTACCTCTACTGGGGCAACGGCCACGGTTACGTCGTCCCGCTGAACGACGACATGGTGTCGTTCGACGCGTCGAAGATCCAGGACATCACCCCGGACAACTTCCGGGAGGGGTCCTTCGTGGTCGAGCGCAAGGGCACGTACTACTTCATGTGGTCCGAGGACGACACCCGCAGCGAGAACTACCACGTCGCCTACGCGACCGGTCCCACCCCGCTCGGCCCGTGGACCAAGCAGGGCACGATCCTGTCCAAGCGACCGGAGTACGGCATCCTCGCCACGGGCCACCACTCGGTGGTCAACGCGCCCGGCACGGACGACTGGTACATGGTCTACCACCGGTTCGGCCTGAACGGGCCGGGTCTGGCAGGCGGGGACGGCACGCACCGGGAGACGACCGTCGACCGCATGAGGTTCGCGGCCGACGGCACGATCAAGCCGGTGGTGCCGACCCTGGAGTCGATCAGGCCGGTACGGCACTAG
- a CDS encoding right-handed parallel beta-helix repeat-containing protein, protein MSRRTALSLGAVLALGAGLAVIPTQAQAATVVVSNSTDLSNAIKNATAGTTIQVRAGTYYPTATLQSTANGTSSSRIHLQPYGSETVKIDGSNLPDGDWIFKLTADYWTVSGITFQNSPDSAVVCQSCASTVWDNIKTINGGDSGFTLTGDSTTNNTVRNIDSYGHYDAATHGENADGIAIKFGSGSGNLVTGARLYNNSDDGLDFWSFSSPVTVEHTWAMGNGKNRWSDSAFAGDGNGYKLGGDGEVVAHVVNNSAAWDNAGNGFTENSNKGAIVINRTTAYANAKWGYYFATGAARLGKNLAVSNNGGSVSKGSSVVSSGNNWDSGISTPAFRSTSATTTYNARQSNGALPVTTFLTTGSTTIGATMD, encoded by the coding sequence ATGTCCCGTCGAACCGCTCTGTCTTTAGGCGCAGTTCTCGCCCTCGGTGCCGGACTCGCCGTGATTCCCACCCAGGCCCAGGCCGCCACCGTGGTCGTCAGCAACTCCACCGACCTGTCCAACGCCATCAAGAACGCCACCGCGGGCACCACCATCCAGGTGCGCGCCGGCACGTACTACCCGACGGCGACCCTCCAGTCGACCGCCAACGGCACGTCCTCCAGCCGGATCCACCTCCAGCCGTACGGCTCCGAGACCGTGAAGATCGACGGCTCGAACCTCCCCGACGGCGACTGGATCTTCAAGCTGACCGCCGACTACTGGACGGTCTCGGGGATCACCTTCCAGAACTCCCCGGACAGCGCGGTCGTCTGCCAGTCCTGCGCCTCGACCGTCTGGGACAACATCAAGACGATCAACGGCGGCGACTCCGGCTTCACGCTCACCGGAGACAGCACCACCAACAACACCGTCCGGAACATCGACAGTTACGGCCACTACGACGCCGCCACCCACGGCGAGAACGCGGACGGCATCGCCATCAAGTTCGGCTCGGGCAGCGGCAACCTCGTCACCGGGGCGCGCCTCTACAACAACTCGGACGACGGTCTGGACTTCTGGTCGTTCTCGTCGCCGGTCACCGTCGAGCACACCTGGGCCATGGGCAACGGAAAGAACCGGTGGTCGGACTCGGCGTTCGCGGGTGACGGCAACGGCTACAAGCTGGGCGGCGACGGCGAGGTCGTCGCCCATGTCGTCAACAACTCGGCGGCCTGGGACAACGCGGGCAACGGCTTCACCGAGAACAGCAACAAGGGCGCCATCGTCATCAACCGCACCACCGCCTACGCCAACGCCAAGTGGGGCTACTACTTCGCGACCGGTGCCGCCAGGCTCGGCAAGAACCTGGCGGTCAGCAACAACGGCGGCTCGGTGAGCAAGGGTTCGTCGGTCGTCTCGTCCGGCAACAACTGGGACTCGGGCATCTCCACGCCCGCCTTCCGCTCCACCAGCGCGACGACCACGTACAACGCCCGTCAGTCGAACGGCGCGCTGCCCGTGACCACGTTCCTGACCACGGGCAGCACCACCATCGGCGCGACGATGGACTGA
- a CDS encoding pectate lyase, giving the protein MTSRVEPERRARHRRRTSRRRAVVGGLSAFALTGAAIVTSTMMSSSASAATTWPTANGSEAVSATIPVSGARDGGMKRYYGSGDLAGDGQEEGQDPIFRLADGATLKNVIIGKPGADGIHCQGSCNLQNVWWEDVGEDAATFRGGNSATYTVYGGGAKKAADKVFQHNGGGKLVVSKFAAQDFKTLYRSCGNCSTQYKRTSIFNTIEVTAPGSRLVGINTNYGDTAALRGITIIGDSGKKIVPCQKYIGNNTGAEPPTNGSGPDGTHCNYTASDLTYQ; this is encoded by the coding sequence ATGACGTCACGCGTGGAACCGGAACGCCGTGCGCGGCACCGTCGCAGGACCAGCCGGAGGCGTGCCGTCGTCGGCGGGCTCTCCGCGTTCGCCCTGACCGGCGCCGCCATCGTCACCAGCACGATGATGTCGTCGTCGGCGAGCGCCGCCACCACCTGGCCGACCGCCAACGGCAGCGAGGCCGTCTCCGCGACGATCCCCGTGTCGGGGGCCCGGGACGGCGGTATGAAGCGCTACTACGGCAGCGGCGATCTGGCCGGTGACGGCCAGGAGGAGGGCCAGGACCCGATCTTCCGGCTGGCCGACGGCGCGACGCTGAAGAACGTCATCATCGGCAAGCCCGGCGCCGACGGCATCCACTGCCAGGGCAGTTGCAATCTGCAGAACGTCTGGTGGGAGGACGTCGGCGAGGACGCGGCCACCTTCCGGGGCGGCAACTCGGCCACCTACACCGTGTACGGCGGCGGTGCGAAGAAGGCCGCGGACAAGGTCTTCCAGCACAACGGCGGCGGCAAGCTCGTCGTCTCCAAGTTCGCCGCCCAGGACTTCAAGACCCTGTACCGCTCCTGCGGCAACTGCTCGACGCAGTACAAGCGCACCTCGATCTTCAACACCATCGAGGTGACCGCGCCCGGTTCGCGGCTGGTCGGCATCAACACCAACTACGGCGACACCGCGGCCCTGCGAGGCATCACGATCATCGGCGACAGCGGCAAGAAGATCGTTCCGTGCCAGAAGTACATCGGCAACAACACCGGTGCCGAGCCCCCGACGAACGGCTCGGGGCCCGACGGCACGCACTGCAACTACACCGCCTCCGACCTCACCTACCAGTGA